The following proteins are encoded in a genomic region of Synechococcus sp. ROS8604:
- a CDS encoding FAD-dependent oxidoreductase has translation MPSNTPSHVVVIGAGWAGWGAAKSLCQAGVRVTLIDGISDPTGSTPLTTPSGKPFEAGTRGFWKDYPNINALTEELQLGEIFTEFTTSAFWSPDGLEATAPVFGDGPQLPSPLGQAFATFNNFKRLPVSDRLSIAGLLVAMLDLNRNDAVYQQYDGIDALTLFKQLRISDRMINEFLRPILLVGLFKPPEELSAAVTMELLYYYALAHQDSFDVRWIKRKSIAEQLLAPLSQRLRHQHHLEVLGGTLASRLNVSPNGRSVSSVETLSVSSGRSAVIKAVDAVVLAVGAKGMGALMANSPECAALSPELVQAGHLNAIDVVSVRLWLDRKVPVADPANVLSRCPALQGSGATFFMLDQLQADSQQELWGADPVQGSVVASDFYNATAIAELSDQGIVDSLMQELLPMVQPAFRTAQVVDQEVQRYPGSVSLFSPGSFQQRPPLETSVASIVCAGDWVRMGDREFGAKGLCQERAYVCGLEAGNSLLRREIISGTTPSQALPHPVIPIRADEPQVVLGRSINKRVMDQLDLFGLKYPWLMGLS, from the coding sequence ATGCCAAGCAACACCCCGTCCCATGTGGTTGTGATCGGAGCGGGATGGGCCGGCTGGGGTGCCGCCAAATCCCTCTGCCAGGCCGGGGTGCGCGTGACCTTGATCGACGGGATCAGTGATCCCACCGGCAGCACGCCGCTCACCACCCCAAGCGGCAAACCCTTCGAGGCCGGGACGCGGGGATTTTGGAAGGACTATCCCAACATCAACGCCCTCACGGAAGAGCTCCAGCTCGGCGAGATTTTCACCGAGTTCACCACCAGCGCCTTCTGGTCTCCCGATGGCTTAGAAGCCACAGCGCCGGTGTTTGGTGATGGCCCTCAGCTACCCAGCCCTCTGGGCCAGGCCTTCGCCACCTTCAACAACTTCAAGCGGTTGCCGGTCTCCGATCGACTCAGCATCGCCGGGCTGCTGGTCGCCATGCTCGATTTAAACCGCAACGACGCGGTGTACCAGCAGTACGACGGCATCGATGCCCTCACGCTGTTCAAGCAGTTGCGGATCAGCGATCGGATGATCAATGAGTTCCTGCGGCCAATCCTGCTGGTGGGGCTGTTCAAGCCACCGGAAGAGCTCTCAGCGGCGGTGACGATGGAGTTGCTGTACTACTACGCCTTGGCCCATCAGGATTCTTTTGATGTGCGCTGGATCAAGCGCAAGAGCATCGCAGAGCAACTGTTGGCTCCACTCAGTCAGCGCTTGCGCCACCAACATCATCTGGAAGTCCTCGGCGGAACGTTGGCATCACGCCTGAACGTCTCCCCCAATGGCAGATCGGTGAGCTCGGTGGAGACCCTCTCGGTCAGCAGCGGCCGCAGCGCTGTGATCAAGGCTGTGGATGCCGTGGTGCTGGCGGTGGGCGCCAAGGGGATGGGGGCCCTGATGGCCAACTCACCGGAGTGTGCGGCTCTATCCCCGGAGCTGGTGCAAGCCGGCCATCTCAACGCCATTGACGTGGTGTCCGTGCGCTTGTGGCTTGATCGCAAGGTGCCGGTTGCCGATCCCGCCAATGTGTTGTCGCGTTGTCCGGCCCTGCAAGGATCCGGCGCCACCTTCTTCATGCTGGATCAGCTGCAAGCGGACAGTCAGCAGGAGCTCTGGGGTGCTGATCCCGTGCAAGGGTCTGTGGTCGCAAGCGACTTCTATAACGCCACAGCGATAGCTGAACTCAGCGATCAGGGGATTGTCGATTCCCTGATGCAGGAGTTGTTGCCGATGGTGCAGCCGGCCTTCCGCACAGCCCAGGTGGTGGATCAGGAGGTGCAGCGTTATCCGGGGTCGGTGTCGCTGTTTTCCCCGGGAAGTTTCCAGCAGCGCCCACCGCTGGAAACCTCCGTGGCCTCGATCGTCTGCGCGGGCGACTGGGTGCGAATGGGAGATCGGGAATTCGGCGCCAAAGGGCTCTGCCAGGAGCGTGCCTATGTCTGTGGTTTAGAAGCCGGAAATTCACTGCTCAGACGCGAGATCATCTCCGGAACAACGCCATCTCAGGCCCTTCCACACCCTGTGATCCCGATTCGCGCCGACGAACCACAGGTTGTGCTCGGGCGCAGCATCAACAAACGCGTGATGGATCAACTGGATCTGTTTGGACTCAAATACCCCTGGCTGATGGGCTTGTCCTGA
- a CDS encoding NAD(+) kinase yields the protein MPRVGLIVNDGKSLAVETAQTIQERLELAGHEVVRASSSGGMVGFANPDQHLRMLGYNACVPEGFDPSMVLAIVLGGDGTVLSAARQTAPIGVPILTINTGHLGFLAEAYLGDLDKALEQILTERWTIEERANMVVSVMRGDQRRWEALSLNEMALHREPLTSMCHFEIAIGRHAPVDISADGVILSTPTGSTAYALSAGGPVITPECPVLQLTPIAAHSLASRALVFSDQEPVTVFPATPERLMMVVDGSAGCYVWPEDRVLIRRSDHPVRFVRLSDHEFFQVLRNKLGWGLPHVAKPDRP from the coding sequence GTGCCCAGGGTCGGACTGATCGTGAATGACGGGAAGTCACTTGCCGTTGAGACCGCTCAAACGATTCAGGAGCGGCTGGAACTCGCCGGCCATGAGGTGGTGCGGGCAAGCAGTTCTGGAGGAATGGTGGGTTTCGCCAACCCAGACCAGCACCTGCGCATGCTCGGGTACAACGCCTGTGTGCCCGAGGGATTTGATCCTTCGATGGTGCTGGCGATTGTGTTGGGAGGCGATGGCACCGTGCTGTCAGCAGCCCGCCAAACAGCACCGATTGGGGTGCCGATTTTAACGATCAACACCGGTCATCTCGGCTTTCTTGCGGAGGCTTACCTCGGTGATCTCGACAAGGCTCTCGAGCAGATTCTCACCGAGCGCTGGACGATCGAAGAGCGCGCCAACATGGTGGTGAGCGTGATGCGCGGAGATCAAAGGCGCTGGGAAGCCTTGTCTCTCAACGAGATGGCGTTGCACCGAGAGCCGCTCACCAGCATGTGCCATTTCGAAATTGCGATTGGCCGGCATGCACCTGTTGATATTTCTGCTGATGGAGTGATCCTGTCGACCCCGACAGGATCGACGGCCTATGCCCTTAGCGCTGGCGGCCCTGTGATCACCCCCGAATGCCCGGTGTTGCAACTCACGCCGATTGCGGCCCATTCCTTGGCATCGCGTGCGCTCGTTTTTAGCGATCAGGAACCCGTCACCGTCTTTCCAGCCACGCCGGAGCGCCTGATGATGGTGGTGGATGGAAGCGCAGGTTGTTACGTGTGGCCTGAGGACAGGGTTTTGATCCGGCGAAGTGACCATCCCGTGCGTTTTGTGCGCCTGTCGGACCATGAGTTTTTCCAGGTGTTGCGCAACAAGCTGGGCTGGGGCTTGCCCCATGTGGCGAAGCCTGATCGTCCATGA
- the cbiE gene encoding precorrin-6y C5,15-methyltransferase (decarboxylating) subunit CbiE, whose translation MIDVIGTDAGAPGSLQPGAQRLVEQAHLLAAPKRMLPALQQWSACPAGQRCIASDNPIALSEELLALGRDQRAVVLASGDPLWFGIGRILIERLGRERLRFHPGPSSLQLAFSRLGRPWQDAQWLSLHGRDPAPLAQRLQQRPSALAVLTDPSRGGVDEVRQSLRSSGLESAYALWLCESLGHSSERVQRLAPCQATPSDLHPLHLVVLLAEAQAAPPADQLPLFGLEDGVFLQHSDRPGLMTKREVRIQLLAELNLPASGVLWDLGAGTGSVGLEALRLRPQLQLLCIEQRSGGSSLIAANAKRLGVQPAAVLEGDAMEELPNLPAALAAPDRVLIGGGGRKRRALLEQVIQCMAPEGDVVIPLATLEALAELRPVLEAAKYSVKVSQQQAWRGQPLADGTRLAPMNPVLILKGSAPRQD comes from the coding sequence ACCTGCTGGCAGCCCCAAAACGGATGCTCCCTGCACTGCAGCAATGGTCTGCGTGCCCAGCAGGCCAGCGTTGCATCGCCAGTGACAATCCAATCGCTCTAAGCGAGGAGTTGTTGGCCCTCGGGAGGGATCAGCGCGCGGTGGTGCTGGCCAGCGGTGATCCGTTGTGGTTCGGTATCGGCCGGATCTTGATCGAGCGTCTGGGACGCGAACGTCTGCGCTTTCATCCAGGCCCCTCGTCCTTGCAACTGGCATTTTCCCGACTGGGCAGGCCCTGGCAGGACGCGCAATGGCTCAGCCTGCATGGCCGTGACCCAGCACCCCTCGCTCAGCGCTTGCAACAACGCCCCAGCGCCTTGGCCGTGCTCACCGATCCCAGTCGCGGTGGCGTAGACGAGGTGCGCCAAAGCTTGCGCAGCAGCGGCCTGGAATCGGCCTATGCCCTCTGGCTCTGCGAATCGCTTGGTCACAGCAGTGAGCGCGTGCAACGGCTGGCCCCCTGCCAAGCCACGCCTAGCGATTTGCACCCCCTGCATTTGGTGGTGTTGCTCGCGGAAGCTCAAGCGGCTCCACCCGCCGATCAACTTCCTCTGTTTGGCCTGGAGGATGGTGTGTTTCTCCAACACAGCGACCGCCCCGGCTTGATGACCAAACGGGAGGTGCGGATCCAATTGCTCGCTGAGCTCAACCTTCCTGCAAGCGGCGTGCTCTGGGATCTTGGTGCTGGCACCGGCAGCGTGGGCCTGGAAGCGCTGCGGCTGCGGCCGCAGTTGCAGTTGCTTTGCATTGAACAGCGCAGCGGTGGTTCTTCGCTCATCGCCGCCAATGCCAAACGCCTCGGGGTTCAACCAGCAGCAGTGCTGGAGGGGGATGCCATGGAAGAACTCCCCAACCTTCCCGCTGCCTTAGCTGCCCCCGACCGGGTGCTGATTGGTGGCGGTGGCCGCAAACGCAGGGCCCTGCTGGAGCAGGTGATCCAGTGCATGGCCCCCGAGGGTGACGTGGTGATTCCTCTTGCCACCTTGGAAGCCTTAGCGGAGCTGAGGCCAGTGCTCGAGGCCGCCAAGTACTCGGTGAAGGTGAGTCAGCAGCAGGCCTGGCGCGGCCAACCGCTGGCCGATGGCACCCGGCTTGCTCCGATGAATCCGGTGTTGATCCTCAAGGGAAGCGCCCCTCGGCAGGACTGA
- a CDS encoding response regulator transcription factor, translating into MNDQGVLLLVGSEALQLKDRLEASGYTALEWRAGDRAIASDGQQPMAALVSPGQLPQVGQLRQWFGALPILFGVSEDSIEARELCFSSGADDFWLSRSAPSDLLQRLRLHLSLQKRREEHCSVVVVGDLQLETASGLVRRGTRLIGLTERESSLLLLLFKQRGKVVSREQILREVWNDEQGMSSNVVEVYIRYLRQKLEEGGDTRLIHTIRGRGYCLNHGVPFLKSS; encoded by the coding sequence ATGAACGATCAGGGGGTGTTGTTGTTGGTTGGTTCTGAGGCCTTGCAGCTCAAAGATCGCCTAGAAGCCTCGGGCTACACAGCTTTGGAGTGGAGGGCTGGGGATCGAGCCATTGCCTCTGATGGCCAGCAGCCGATGGCTGCGCTTGTATCGCCGGGCCAGCTGCCTCAAGTGGGGCAGCTCCGCCAGTGGTTTGGAGCGCTGCCGATTTTGTTTGGTGTGAGCGAAGACAGCATTGAGGCGCGAGAGCTCTGCTTCAGTTCCGGGGCGGATGATTTCTGGTTGTCCAGAAGTGCACCAAGCGATCTCTTGCAACGCTTGCGCCTCCATCTGTCTCTTCAGAAACGCAGGGAAGAGCACTGTTCTGTGGTGGTGGTGGGTGATTTGCAGCTTGAAACCGCTAGCGGCCTCGTGCGTCGTGGCACGCGGCTGATTGGCCTAACGGAGCGCGAATCGTCGTTGCTGCTGTTGCTGTTCAAGCAGCGGGGCAAGGTGGTGAGTCGTGAGCAAATCCTGCGCGAGGTTTGGAACGATGAGCAGGGGATGTCGAGCAATGTGGTGGAGGTGTACATCCGCTATCTCCGCCAAAAGCTTGAGGAGGGTGGTGACACCCGCTTGATTCACACCATTCGTGGCCGTGGTTATTGCCTGAACCATGGCGTTCCTTTCCTGAAGAGCTCCTGA
- a CDS encoding DUF192 domain-containing protein: MDVSPPQQLPLEAQWCVRPDTCVLLEVADQPNEQRLGLMQRPALPPLRGMWFPFKPARPLRFWMLNTLAPLDMVFVHQDEVIAIEAEVPTCPALPCKSFGPMADADSVIELGAGEAKRLGLAIGDAVVIETIQPAMSANEAEMVRPRD; encoded by the coding sequence ATGGATGTATCTCCCCCGCAGCAATTGCCCCTTGAGGCGCAATGGTGCGTTCGCCCCGACACCTGTGTGCTCTTGGAAGTGGCAGATCAGCCCAACGAGCAACGGTTGGGTTTGATGCAGCGCCCGGCCTTGCCACCGCTGAGGGGAATGTGGTTTCCGTTTAAGCCGGCACGGCCGTTGCGCTTTTGGATGCTGAACACGCTTGCGCCACTCGACATGGTGTTTGTGCACCAGGATGAGGTGATTGCGATCGAGGCTGAGGTGCCGACCTGTCCGGCGTTGCCTTGCAAGAGCTTTGGACCGATGGCTGATGCGGACAGCGTGATTGAGCTAGGGGCAGGAGAGGCCAAGCGCCTGGGGCTTGCGATCGGAGACGCGGTGGTGATCGAAACGATCCAACCGGCAATGTCAGCCAATGAAGCAGAGATGGTACGTCCTAGAGACTAA
- a CDS encoding AarF/ABC1/UbiB kinase family protein, with the protein MSVLSVFDGSSRALEIVRIVSRHEWSFLSQLLNRGDASETRLPLPSVLCNILTELGPVYVKLGQLLSTRPDLLGDDYIAALSQLQADVPAVPWEQLKPQLEQELGCSVDEAFSTFDETPIAAGSVGQVYRASLPELGAVAVKALRPGIAAQVEEDGRLLRKIAALAAATSLGSLYDFVGLADQVLEALVRELDFRIEASNTLRLQRSLEESNFVPNGQIRLPQVVKSLSGRSVLVLEWIEGASILSPAGREALEAGPGLVATTTALLGAFVQQYFVDGFFHADPHPGNLKVLADGKVILLDAGMVGQFDPRTRSNLLDLVLALINQDGARATDVLEQIAPPARGGKVDRQHLQRQLDQLIALSFSKPLEELNFALFLASLLQLANRSGLRVPGTLGLFVKSVTNLEGVGNSLNPAFSFTGEMQPLVAQLLARAVMLPQERLMQFGLDLRNLTIDSPRQLSQLLRRFSSDELVFAIQLEGLDAMRASLDRMSQRVSLAILVASLLLSATVMATLAQQPLLRDVSEGLFVGATLFGLWLIVSLLRSSRR; encoded by the coding sequence ATGTCAGTCCTCAGTGTGTTCGATGGTTCCTCACGAGCCTTGGAGATCGTTCGGATCGTCTCCCGCCATGAGTGGTCGTTTCTCTCTCAGCTCCTCAACCGAGGCGATGCTTCTGAAACGCGGCTGCCCCTGCCCTCGGTGCTGTGCAACATCCTCACGGAATTGGGCCCCGTTTACGTGAAGCTGGGCCAGCTGTTGAGCACACGCCCCGATCTCCTGGGGGACGACTACATCGCGGCGTTGAGCCAATTGCAGGCGGATGTTCCGGCTGTGCCCTGGGAGCAATTGAAACCCCAATTGGAGCAAGAGCTGGGCTGCTCGGTTGACGAGGCCTTCTCAACCTTCGATGAAACGCCGATTGCGGCTGGAAGTGTGGGGCAGGTATATAGGGCGAGCTTGCCTGAGCTGGGTGCCGTGGCGGTGAAGGCCTTGCGGCCCGGGATTGCTGCCCAGGTGGAAGAAGACGGTCGCTTGCTGCGCAAGATTGCCGCCCTTGCTGCAGCCACGTCTCTCGGCAGTTTGTATGACTTTGTCGGTCTTGCCGACCAGGTGCTGGAGGCCTTGGTGCGCGAGCTGGATTTCAGAATTGAGGCCTCCAACACGCTGCGGTTGCAGCGCAGTTTGGAGGAATCGAACTTTGTTCCAAACGGACAGATTCGCCTTCCTCAGGTGGTGAAGTCCTTGTCGGGCCGTAGCGTTTTGGTGCTCGAGTGGATCGAGGGCGCATCGATCCTCAGCCCTGCAGGTCGGGAGGCCCTCGAGGCTGGGCCGGGCTTGGTGGCCACCACCACGGCCCTGCTTGGCGCTTTTGTGCAGCAATACTTCGTGGATGGGTTCTTTCATGCCGATCCCCATCCCGGCAATCTCAAAGTGCTCGCCGATGGCAAGGTGATCCTGCTGGATGCGGGCATGGTGGGTCAGTTTGATCCGCGCACGCGCAGCAACCTGCTGGATCTTGTCTTGGCGCTGATCAATCAGGACGGTGCCCGTGCAACCGATGTGTTGGAGCAAATTGCGCCACCGGCACGGGGGGGGAAAGTGGATCGTCAGCATTTGCAGCGCCAGCTGGATCAGCTGATTGCTCTCAGTTTTTCCAAGCCGTTGGAGGAATTGAATTTCGCCCTGTTCCTCGCTTCCTTGCTGCAGCTGGCGAACCGCTCTGGGTTAAGGGTGCCGGGAACCCTGGGCCTGTTTGTGAAGTCCGTCACCAATTTGGAAGGGGTGGGCAATTCTTTGAACCCGGCCTTCAGTTTCACCGGGGAGATGCAGCCGTTGGTGGCCCAGCTCCTGGCCCGTGCCGTGATGCTGCCTCAAGAACGGCTGATGCAGTTTGGCCTCGATTTACGCAATCTCACGATTGATTCTCCGCGGCAGTTGAGTCAGCTGTTGCGGCGCTTTAGCAGTGATGAATTGGTGTTTGCCATTCAGCTGGAGGGGCTTGATGCCATGCGCGCCAGCTTGGACCGGATGTCGCAACGGGTGTCGTTGGCGATTCTTGTGGCATCGCTGCTGCTGAGTGCCACGGTGATGGCCACCTTGGCCCAACAACCTCTGCTGAGGGATGTCAGCGAGGGGTTATTTGTTGGGGCCACTCTGTTTGGCCTCTGGTTGATCGTCTCGTTGCTGCGCTCGAGTCGTCGATGA